In the genome of Bradyrhizobium sp. CB3481, the window ATGAAGCCACGCTCCTCCAGCGCCGTAATCAGCCGGTGGATTCCGGATTTCGAGCGTAGGTCGAGCGCATCCTTCATCTCGTCGAAGGAGGGCGGCACGCCGGCCTCTTTCAGCCGTTCATTGATGAAACGCAGAAGTTCGTACTGTTTGCGCGTAAGCATCGCGAGCAATCCCCCGGTTTGGCATCGTCCTTCGGTCTCGAATTTCAGGGCCCAGATCGCGGGAGTCCCCAAACTCCCAACCATAGACACTAGCACTCGAAACAAATCATGAACGGACACTATATGTTCGATATGTGTTCCGCAACCACTTAATTTCAGGTGAACGCATTGCGACAGCGGCCCGAAGCGCCATCTAGGGCGTCACTCCGGCAGGCGTAAGAGCTCGCAACGCGACCCCTTCACGGCAGCCGGCGCGAATGGCGGACGTATCACAAGTGCCCGTGCCGCAGCGAGATTCCCGAGCAGCGAGGAGTCCTGGTGGGTGACCGGCACGGCGGTCAGCGTGCCATCCTCGCGCTCTTCGAGACGGGCGCGGAGATAATCTTCGCGCTGGTCGTTGGCGGCAAGGTCGCGGCCCAAAACGGCGCTTTCCCTGACGTGATGGACGTGGTCGCGGCCCGATAATGCGCGAATCAGCGGCACCAGGAACAGGAAGCCGCAGACATAGGAGGAGACGGGATTGCCGGGCAGGCCGATCACCCGCATTGCGCCGAGCCTGCCATGCATCATCGGCTTGCCCGGCCGCATCGCGATCCGCCAAAAAGCCATCGTCGTCCCTTCGGCCTCGAGCGATCGCTTGACGAGGTCGTGGTCGCCGACCGAGGCGCCGCCCATGGTGATCAGGACGTCCGCTCCTGCCTCGCTAGCGCGGCGGATGCCTGCCGTGGTGGCCTCGACGGTGTCGGCGGCGACCCCGAGATCGATGACCTCGGCGCCCTCGTCCTCGGCCAGCGCCCGCAACGCATAACCGTTGGAATAGACGATCTGGCCGGGTCCGGGCGTCGTACCCGGCATCACCAGTTCGTCGCCGGTGGCGAGCATCGCGATTTTCGGTCGGCGGTGCACGGCGACTTGCGGATAGTTCATGCCGGCGGCGAGCGACAGGTCGCGGTCGGTGAGGCGGCGCCCACGCTTCAGCAGCACGTCACCCTCGCGGAAATCGACGCCGGCAGCGCGGATATGCCGCCCCGGGGCGGCGGCTTCGGTGATGGTGATATGATCGCCGTCGACCGCCGTGTCTTCCTGGATGATGACGGCGTCGGCCCCGTCAGGGATCACGCCGCCGGTGAATATCCGCACCGCTTCGCCTTGGCCGACCTTCCGTTCGAACGGGCGGCCGGCAGCGACCTCGCCGATCACTTTCAGCCGGGCGGAGAGATCGGCGGCGTCAGCGGCGCGCACCGCATAGCCGTCCATCGCCGACATCGCCTCAGGCGGCTGGGTCCGCCGTGCCGCGACGTCGCGCGCCAGCACGCGATGATGGGCGGCTTCGAGCGCGACCATTTCCTCGGGTAGCGGATCGGCGCCACTGAGGATCGCGGATAAGGCATCGGCAACCGGCATCAAGGCCACGGGCAGACCTCCTTATATTCCAAGTGCGGTCAATGCCCTTGCCACGTCATCCGTCGATGTCACGTGGATGGCAGAAAGGCCGCGCGCCCGCGCGCCTTCGATATTGGCGGCTGAATCGTCGAAGAACAGAATCCGCGACGCCGGCACGCCGATCGCTCTTATCACATGATCATAGGCTTCGGCGTCCGGTTTGCGCAAACCGATCGTCGAGGACAGGAATATCTCGCGGAAATGACTGAGCAACTCCGCATAGGCCTGCGAGAAATGCGCGACATGGGCCGGATTGGTGTTGGAAAAAGCATAGAGCGGCATCCGCCGAGCCGCACCGGCCAGAAGCGGCGCGATGCCGGGCATCTCGCCGGTGAAGATCGCGTTCCAACCCTCCAGGAACTGGGCGTCCGTGATGGCGATGCCGAGCGACTGGCGCAGGTTTGCAAAGAACGCGGCGTCGTCGATCCGGCCGATCTCGTGGTGCTTGAAACTGTCGTCGACAATGAAGCGCGCGGCGAGGTCGTTGGGCGTGCAGCCCGCATGGCCTGCCCAGCACGCCATCACGCGGTCGAGGCTGATATCGAGCACGACACGGCCGAGGTCGAACAATAGGACGTCGGCGGAATTGGGCGCTGGCGGAGAATTCATGGCAGTCGTTTACAAAACTGGCCGGGCATGGGCAACGGGCGGGCTGATTTCCGCGCGATCCGGCATTTAAGCCGCTGCATGAGCTGTGCTATGCGTTAGGTCAAAACAGGGAGCGGTGCATGAATATCCCAGGCAGAATTTTGAGCGCTGTGGCTGGACTGGCGCTACTGGCCGGACCGGCCTTGGCACAAAAGGGCCCGGCCAGATATGGCGAGGAGGACAAACCCAAGACGCCGGCCGAAATCGCCGCCGAGAAGGAGGCCGAGAAGGCCTACCAGAGATCGCTCGGTAACATTCCCCAGCAGCAGAAGAGCGACCCCTGGGGAACGATGCGCGGCGACAGCGCGCCGCCGAAAGCCGCCGCCAAGACCCTCGCCAAGCCCAAATCCGCCGAAGGCGCGGCAAAGTAAGAAGACACTTCCCGGCGCCATGCCGGGACAATGATGTCCAAAGGCCAGGGAAGCCACCGATGACGGAAACGCTGCTGTTTTCCCCGATGACGATCCGCGGCGTCACGCTGAAGAACCGCATCGTGGTGCCGCCGATGCATCAATATTCGGCGGTGAAGGGCTTTCCGACCGACTGGCATCTGATGAACGCCGGCAAGTTCGCCGCCGGCGGCGCCGGCCTGGTCGTGGTGGAATCGACCAAGGTCGAGCGGCGCGGTTGCGGCACAGTCGGCGATCTCGGCATCTGGGACGACAAGTTCATAGAGCCGCTCGGCCGCCTCGTCACTTTCATCAAGCAGCAGAACGCGGTCGCCGGCATCCAGCTCGGCCATTCCGGCCGCAAGGCGCGCGCGACGCGGCCTTGGGAGGGCGATCGGCCGCTGCAGCGGACCCCCGAGGTCGAGGATTGGGACGAGTGGGGCCCGGTGGCGCCGAGCGCGATTGCCCATAGCGAGCGCTGGCCGGCGCCGCGCGCGCTCGAGACAGGGGAAGTGAAGGATCTGGTGCAGACCTGGGGGCAGGCGGCGCGCCGCGCGCATGAGGCAGGGTTCGACGTGCTGGAGCTGCACGGCGCCCATGGCTACCTCGTGCATGAGTTCCTGTCGGAGCGCTCCAACCAGCGCAGCGACGAATATGGTGGTTCGGAAGCGGGCCGCATGCGCTTCCTGATCGAGGTGACGGAGGCCGTGCGCACGCATTGGCCCGACCACAAGCCGCTGTTCGTGCGTCTCTCGGTCGAGGACAATGCGGGCTGGGGACCGGAACAGAGCGTGCGGCTGGCAAAAATTCTCAAGGCGAAGGGCGTCGATGCAATCGACTGCTCCTCCGGCGGCATCACCGAAACGGCGCCGATCCTCGGCAAGGAAATCAAATACAGCTACCAGGTACCGCTGTCGGACCAGGTCCGGCGCCAGGCCGACATCATGACCATGGCGGTCGGCCTTATCATCC includes:
- the glp gene encoding gephyrin-like molybdotransferase Glp; amino-acid sequence: MALMPVADALSAILSGADPLPEEMVALEAAHHRVLARDVAARRTQPPEAMSAMDGYAVRAADAADLSARLKVIGEVAAGRPFERKVGQGEAVRIFTGGVIPDGADAVIIQEDTAVDGDHITITEAAAPGRHIRAAGVDFREGDVLLKRGRRLTDRDLSLAAGMNYPQVAVHRRPKIAMLATGDELVMPGTTPGPGQIVYSNGYALRALAEDEGAEVIDLGVAADTVEATTAGIRRASEAGADVLITMGGASVGDHDLVKRSLEAEGTTMAFWRIAMRPGKPMMHGRLGAMRVIGLPGNPVSSYVCGFLFLVPLIRALSGRDHVHHVRESAVLGRDLAANDQREDYLRARLEEREDGTLTAVPVTHQDSSLLGNLAAARALVIRPPFAPAAVKGSRCELLRLPE
- a CDS encoding HAD family phosphatase, with product MNSPPAPNSADVLLFDLGRVVLDISLDRVMACWAGHAGCTPNDLAARFIVDDSFKHHEIGRIDDAAFFANLRQSLGIAITDAQFLEGWNAIFTGEMPGIAPLLAGAARRMPLYAFSNTNPAHVAHFSQAYAELLSHFREIFLSSTIGLRKPDAEAYDHVIRAIGVPASRILFFDDSAANIEGARARGLSAIHVTSTDDVARALTALGI
- a CDS encoding NADH:flavin oxidoreductase/NADH oxidase, translated to MTETLLFSPMTIRGVTLKNRIVVPPMHQYSAVKGFPTDWHLMNAGKFAAGGAGLVVVESTKVERRGCGTVGDLGIWDDKFIEPLGRLVTFIKQQNAVAGIQLGHSGRKARATRPWEGDRPLQRTPEVEDWDEWGPVAPSAIAHSERWPAPRALETGEVKDLVQTWGQAARRAHEAGFDVLELHGAHGYLVHEFLSERSNQRSDEYGGSEAGRMRFLIEVTEAVRTHWPDHKPLFVRLSVEDNAGWGPEQSVRLAKILKAKGVDAIDCSSGGITETAPILGKEIKYSYQVPLSDQVRRQADIMTMAVGLIIHGDQAEQILRDGQADLIAVGREILNNPNWPMDAALKLGVDGPFRNVPPQFGYWLGTRAKRGFGTSPSTWQKGLQEAGNAS